aataagttctctatatggaatctgattttgggacctggtgtgcgttgatcgtgagaggactcgctcacgcacccggccgttaataaagaagtgtctgcttatctacatcacattggtgtcgataagttcttcattccgagatttcggtaacactcTGAGTGTGaagcctggctccagctgtgctgcttgcctgcagcaggcaggagtcACTTCTGTGCCGAGCCGGGGAGGCTCTGGCATTGCTTCTGAGGTGGGGGAGCGGTGGGCAGGAGCACGTGGTGGCAGCCCTGTGAGTGCATCTGAGGCCAAGCATGAGAGCCCTGATGGGTCTCACCTTGACGTCTGTCTTGGAGTTCTGCCTTCTGAGGCAGGAAGCATCACCCAGCGTCCGGTTCCCTTTCTTTAGAGCGCGTCTGTCTTGGAGCCTGGAGCGCACCGGGGTGTCATATCTGAGCTCTGCAGTTCCTGCTCAGGTTTGTGTCTGGACAACATGTGGGACACGTGTTGCAGTGAGCTGCCACAAGCTAGCTGGCTGGAGAGCCAGCTTTTATCTTCCCTGACCGGACTGTAAAGCTCCAGATGATGTATGCTGGTTTCCCAGCGGAGGGTTCCTGGTTCCCTGCCGAGCAGATGTGCTGATTTGGTTTGCTTGTGGCCGTGAGTCTCATGGGAAGCGTTTGTTTATGCCGTATGCTGCGCTGAAAATGCGTGAAGCTCCCTGGCAGCCGAGATGGCCTTGTAAGTTGGATGTCCTCGGCTGGCGTGTGTGTAGATGTGTGCACGGTTAATTGGAACAAGCTCATTAGGTGGCTACTCACCAGGTGCGACAACAGAGGACACCCCAAAGGCATTGTTGGAGCTGTGGCAACACGGTGATTTGCCTGTTCTCTTTTGCGTTGATATGCTTGGGGTCCTCCCCAGGCAAGCAAAGTAGGAATTAAGTTCTTGCTTTGTAAGTCAGCGTGGAGGTTTTTCTGTACTCCTTAAAGAAATGAGTAGCTTGTCTGCAGTGTCTGGATGAATTTACCTGAAGCTGGGATCTGTGAGTTTTTGCTTAATTTCGGGATGTCAAAAAGTGTTAGGGTAGAGCTGGGTCTTTCAAGTCCCATAAAATAAGAAGTGGGCAAATCCATCCGTCCCTTGGTCCAGTTAGccaggaagggaggggaaatgaTTTCTAGTCCAAAGTAGTGCTTAGTAAGTGCTGTACAGACCTCTCTTTGATTTTTGTCGATGCTTGAGACCCGCTTTCTGGGggtgttttctcctctttccctttcttgcacCCGCACTTTTTGAGATGCAGATGGAGAGGTCGTCAGCAGGCTGGTGGTAGAAAAAGAACGGCCCATGGACCTGTTGACCCATGCAGCCTGCAGGATGAGGATGCTGGAGAAGAGCTGCCATGAGGATAGCCTATAAGTGGCCCTGCTTTCACATACGTTGCGTTTATATTTGAGCTAATTGCTCATGCAGCTTGAATggtttcatgcttttctttctgctgttacaGCTTCAAACGCCTGTAGGGAGCCTTGAGTTTGGGTGTTAATAAGTGAAAAAAGGGGCCCTCGTTCTCCGTGGAGAAAGGTTCTTGGTCACTGTGGCAATTTCATGCCTGGAAGGAGTCCTATTTGCTGGATCATTTTTGCAACTTAACCAAATTAGCTTTGAGAAACCATAGTTGATAATCAGAGTACTGAGCTCTGTGCTCCATTAGTTAAAACCATCACCAACCTCCTTGCACAAAGGGTGGGCATTTGGTTTGCAAAGTAGGAGAGCGGTCTGATTTTGATGCTCGGGGCAGCAGCGATCCCCGGCTTTAAGGTTGTTCCTAATAATCTGAGCGCTTAGTAGGGTCAGGCGCAGAGTCGCATCGGgtcagctgcttttgcaaaatgaagcagtgaAGTGACATTTCCCTTTTGTTCCCACCGAAAAACTTTTGAAGAGTAATAAAGGACAGTTTGGGTATTAATCGAGATTTGGATAAAAATTCCAGTAAATAGTTCCAAAATAGATGGAAGTTGGGGGGAGAAGGTGAGAAATGCCAGCAGGCTCTGATGTGTGCGTGTGGCTTGTGAAAGGCTGTTTTGGCTCAGGGAAtgtttgttgtggggttttacTTCTATCAATCTTCACTCTTCTGCTTCAACATGGTCTAATGATGAGACAGGGTGGGGAGGCCGCCTGCTGTCCAGTTATGAAGGATGCTACAGCCTGGAGACACAGCTGTCTCCTTTGGGTCTGCCACGAAGGGGATTCTGGATTTTCAAAGTCCTGTTGTTGTTCCTTGCAGGTCAACTGAGGCATGGCCACTGGAAAGCCCTGCTCGTTCACAGGGTCCTCCAGGATGGCTGGTGGATTCCCGAGGCAAGTGGTAGTGCCTCGTAATCCGAAGCTAGCCAGAGGGACAGAGAAGCCTGCAACTGTAAGTACCTGCTGCGGCCAGGTAGGAGCTGTGTAAGGCTGGAAACTGCCCCCGCGTCCTTCCTCTACCTGCCCCTCCTGTTGTCTGGCCGCACTGTGAAGCTGGACACCACCTCCCCGTCTCTCTGCTGCCATGCTTCTGTCGGAGGTGGCGATCATGGTGCAGTAGGGGATGGACTGTGTGCTGCTTCAGGGCAAGCCCAGAGTCTGTCTGGATGTGCCACCGGAGCCAATTTAAATGGACGTACCGGGCATTGCACCGGAATAGCTGAAGCGTGAGCGTGTGCTTCGTTCTGTCCCCTTTGTGTGGGCAGCAATGTTTTGTCACGTCGGGATGCTTGCCAGCGCTGCTCTGACCATACCTGCcctccaggcagctgggcaTGTGGTGGGCTGCTCGAACTCTGCCCAAAGGCTTTGAGAGGCATGGCTGGTCCCAGATGGAACAGGTTCCAGACCAGTTGTTCTGTCCCGTATCCCGTGTGGAGCACAGACCCagcgctgcaggcagcagcggAGTCAGGGCaattcctccttcccatcctcaGACGTCCTTTGCTGACCAGAGCTCACCTGACTGAAGGCGACCTGGCGCTGAGGCTCTGTCGAGGAGGTCTCTCTGCATACTTCTGTGGAGGGGTCTCGGAGGccagaacagagaaaacaagtgcTAATTCAAAAGAGATAACTAAAACTTGGAGCCATTCCTCTCCACCTCGGTCTTGGCACAacactgcttctctgctttcctctgactCACCCAGCAGTGACGTCTCCACGCGTGTGGTGGTTGTAAGCGTTGTGCAAGGATGGAGTTAGGGGGTTGCTGGTAACTCCTCCCGACCTTCTTCAAAGGTCACCGGCTCAATCCAGCAAATctgaagaggaaacaaatgCCCGAAGAGCCAAATCCCCCAACATGTCACATCAAATCACAAAGGAGAAGCTAATGGGACAGAGCCACTTGGTTGGAGCATGTGTATTCCGCTCTCTATCATTAATTTACtgatgttaaatatttcagcGGGTAATTATGGGACTTCCAGGACTATCCTAGTGGCTGTGATCACAAATTATTCATCAGTGGCTCTTGAacaagaaaagcctttctgaatgAAGGCAGTTCTGTAGCTCTTGCtggtgttttgcatttcagctgactccctctgccttcctgaagGAGATGACTCTTAGCACCAAGCAGAGGCTGGCCAGCACTCGGGACATGCGGCGGCCCCAGATTACCCAGCTTCTCGACGTGAGCGAAGCCTCCCGTCAAAAGGTAGccttttcttgcccttttccttgctgtttgaCGTGACATTTGAAGTGGGCCGATGCTTGTGACAGGCTTGCCTCCAGCTTATCTAAATACTTTGGTGACTAAGTCCTGTTGTCGTTTcaaactgctgctggtggtggtggagttCCTTCTGCTGGGGGAAAGGTGAAACGTTTTCCCCCAGTGAGCTGTTGGAAGTCCTGGCCTGCACTAAGCCCATATAAAGCACCTCTGCTGAAGTTGGTGGCTTTTGCTGGAGACGAGCTTCTGTGGCTAAAGCATGATactggaggaaggctggggcGGGACACAAGGATGCAAGCTTGCAATTTCCCACCCTCCTGCTGAAATAGGCAGCCCTTGGTTGGGTGTAGTCTCTGTCAAACGCTTGGGGTCGTCGGATGCCCTCAATGGTGGCTGCGTTGGCCTTTGGGGGCTGAGGGCCTACGGTAACTACTCAAGGTGTAGCTCAAGCAATTGCAtgaatgctttgggttggaaCGACGAGTGGGACCCTTACAGGGTGTTAGATTTTGCAGGCTGCCAGGTACACAGGGGAATGGcgctgggcagaggggagcgggTGTGCTTTCTCTGGATCAGTGTTTGCTTACACGTATGTTGAAAGCTGCTCTTGTTACACATCTGCTTAGTATAACGCACGTTCCAAAGGGGTAGATGACTGAGGTAGGCTGTTGAGTGGAAAAGTGCCAGCAAGAGACCTGTAACAAATTGGTTGGGGATTGCCCTAGACAGCGTGTGAGGTTGGGAACGCCTCGGACGAGCACGCACAGAACTGGCCGGGTGCTGTGGCTCCTGGCTTCAGCACGACCCTGACTCCTGTGCAGAAGCAGGAGATGTGCCTGTGTCTTGTGAGTGCGAAGAGTTCAGCTGGAAGGGGGGAGACAAAGCAGGGAGGGATTTTCTCCAAGTAATGCCTCTGCGCTGTAAGcgtttgctgtttctgtgtgtcATCAGGCACGCTTCGGTGGTGGTACTAACTGACATGGCAATAATGGACTGCAATGAAGCATCCGTTGAGAGCTCATGGGAAAAGGAGATGCCAAGTCCAGCCTTACTCAAGTTGCGCAGtagtgctggggaaggagctgaaCCTTATCACCTCATCTGTTGCTTTCTTAACGGCGGTGTTCCTTTTTGGCctgtcttctcttcctcatGGTTTCTAGGCTGTGTATCAAAAAAGAGATTTGAGGATGGGTTGGACTTGGTCACTGTCTCAGGGTAAAGATAATCCCCAGACTGTTTCCCATGGAGTCTCCTGTAAATTCTTGGCTTTCACTTGCTGCACGAGTGCTTACGGCTCTCGCAGTAAGTGCTCTGGAGCTGTGTGACTGTTAGCCCAGCGCTCTGCCGGAGGTAAGCGCTGCCTTGCCTTTTGGAGCAGGAAACCTGGAGAAACGGCCAGCAAGAGAGCTGCTCGCTTGAGCCTGCTCGGTGTGGCCCAGAAAGTTTTGATCTGCTCAGAGCACAGGTGGGTGAGCTGCTGTTCCCCTGGCGTGAGCTGGGCAGGCGTACTCACCGGGAGACTGTACTTCACTGGGGACCGATGTAGTATTCTCTGATTGATGAATCTTTCTCCCAGCGGCTGAAACTCTGTTTTGCATCTGCAGTTCTCGGCACCTTCCCCGAGACAGCACTCGTTCCAGCCTTTCCCGTCAGAGGTGGTATTCCAGAGCTACGTCCCCTACGAGGTCTATGAAGTGCCACTGATTCTGAGGAACGAGGACAAGGTAAGTGCTGGGATGTGGAAGTTTAACCCTGTGCTGGAACTGGAGAGCAGTGTTGTCCGCGCggtgcacagcacagccagtcacctgctgcagcacagcgcATCCGGAGTAAAAGGTCTCGCCACCTTTATTTTGCAAGATGGTGGAAATCTTGCCATGCTGAGGTTTCTtgccctggttttggctgtgtgtTGGTAGTGCCTAGCTGAAAGGAGCTTTTCTAGTCAGCACCTTTCCCCGTGGAAGCCCTGCACGGCTGGGAATGTTGAGGGCTGTACAGAGCTTTCCCTCGAGTGTGCACCGCGTCCTGGTGGCTCCGTGGTTAATCTTGGTTTCCACAGGGCACCTCTGCCTCTGGGTGAGCTGCACAGAGAGCTGAACGGGCTGTCAGAGCTCGGGGTGGGGTCTTCTCCACTTTGTGCTGGAGTAAGTTATAATTAGTGGTAACAGCGCTTCAGGAAAGgtgttttgaa
The nucleotide sequence above comes from Falco naumanni isolate bFalNau1 chromosome 21 unlocalized genomic scaffold, bFalNau1.pat SUPER_21_unloc_1, whole genome shotgun sequence. Encoded proteins:
- the LOC121081927 gene encoding hydrocephalus-inducing protein homolog → MATGKPCSFTGSSRMAGGFPRQVVVPRNPKLARGTEKPATLTPSAFLKEMTLSTKQRLASTRDMRRPQITQLLDVSEASRQKFSAPSPRQHSFQPFPSEVVFQSYVPYEVYEVPLILRNEDKVPQLLKVTLERSPYFKLISHHAVCRKVPPGMLATFHIVFTPSENKKREKFVVPIRAIGARAILDFPDQVNFSACPVKYSTQKTLLVRNVGNRVARYCISTQ